In the Patescibacteria group bacterium genome, CCGGATAGCTTCTATTGGTAGGGTTATTGCGTAAGTTTTTCCATTTCCTACTCGGGATAATTTTCGTATGTTTCTGTCGTTTAAATTTGTTCTTGCCATATTTTTGTATATTAAGCGAACGAGATTCCTACGTCGCTATCGCTCCTCAGAATGACAGAGGATAGGTATAGAATTAACTCTATACCTAATTATTTTTATATCATTATTTTAACATATATTAGCAAAAAATAAAGGTTTAGCAAAAATAGACCACTTTCTACACTTAAACACAAAAAAGCAGAGGTTTTACTCTACTTTAATTAAATTTATGCATTTTAAATGTCCTTGTTTATTTCTACCCGCTCGCCTCGATAATAGCAAGTATTGTTTATGGCTTATTGTAATATATTTTTAACACGTTCTTTCAGTTTAATTTGTTCAAGGCGTTTCGAGGGTCCATGGGGTCACGTCTTGAATTGTGAATTATTATTACGACAAGTAATACTTTATTCTAGATTTGTTCTTGCCATATTATTGTAATGTTAAGCTAACGAGATTCTCACGTCGCTATCGCTCCTCAGAATGACAGAGGAGAAGGTATAGAATTAACTCTATACCTATTTATTTTTATATCATTATTTTAACATATATTAGCAAAAAATAAAGGTTTATAGTGAATAGACCACTCTACATCCTTAAACACAAAAAGCAGAAGTTGCTCTGCTTTAATTGAAATGTGTTCGTTTTAAACGTTCTCGTTTTTTTCTACCCGCCCGCCTCAAGAATGGCAAGTATTGTTTATGGATTATTGTAATGTACTTTCTAACACGTTCTTTCAATTTAATTCGTTCACGGCGTTTCGGGCGGTGATTCCAGACATTTTTCTTTTTTGCCCATGGTTTTTATTATATTGCTTAATTGCTGCATTTTAAATAGATTGCCGCGTCGCTGTCGCTTCTCGCAATGACAAGTAAATGAGGCTACGTACCAGTTAAACAAAAAAGGTTTCACGGTATAAATCTTGAATTGTGAATTACTGATACTAATATTTATTTAATAACAGATCTATAATTTTTTAACATAAATATAGAGTCTGTTTTTAAGTGATTTTTAATCCAGTCTTTTTCCTTATTACTACTAACAACCTCTCCTAATCCTCGTAGAATTTGATTATCTTTAATGTTATTAATACAAGAAACACAATCAGACAAATAGTCTTTAATATTTTTCCCAGTTCTTTCTTTTATTATTTTTGAATTAATATCCCAACCCAAGTTAGCAAAAAAATAAATATCATAAACATCCCTCATTGCTATTTCACTTCTTGAAGTTAAAGCTGCTAATTTACTGGCAAACATATAATCTTTTTTGGCAATCAACATAGAAACACCAAGGTAGCCCTTCACCTCATAATAATCACCAATATTTTCATGCAATTCTCTAGTATTAATTTCAATTTTAATATTATGGTCGCCATCACCATAAGAAAGAAGCTCCTGGGGTCAGGTCTAGCTTTCATCCTTTTTTTCTTTAACATTTGTAGTGCTATAGAATTCACCAGTATTATTATTGACTTTTATATAAAAATAATTTATCATATAAACATCAAGACGAAAAGGGTCCCTGCGATTGCAAAATCAATGGCCCCCTTTTTATTTATACTCAATAAGATGCTTAATGTTAGCAAGGTAATCAAAATATTTCCTTGTTATTTTTTTGTATAAAGATGAAGCAAACTTTTTATTTGGAAACAATATCTTTTCAAATTTATTCTCTTCAATTAAAAAATCAACTAACATTTTATAATCACCGTCTCCCGAAATAAGAACTATCTTGTCAAACGATTCCTGCTTGTACATTTTCCTCATTACAAAAAAGATAATATCTGAATCAACGTTCCCCTTCTTCTTGCCAAGCATAGCAGAATTATGTTCACGAAATTTTAAAATAAACCCAGCTTCTTGAAGTTTATCATATAGATCCTCCTTTTCATCAATCACATATCCAAGGAAATAATAAGCCCTAGAAACACCATATTTCTTTTTTAAATATTTCCTAAATTGCACAAAATCGACTGTCCACGAAGGACTTTCTGAATTTGTCCCCATATGCAAATTTTGTCCATCAATAAATGCAATATTATTATTTCCTTTTCCCTTATTCATCTATTCTTTTTCTAATCATATATTTAATATCATTATATTAACATATATTAGCAAAAAATAAAGGTTTACGGGAAATAGACCACTCTCTATACTCAAGCACAAAAAAGCAGAGGTTTTACTCTGCTTCTGACTCTCTCATTAAAAGATTGCCACGTTTACTATCGTTCACCCCAAGAGTACTTTGTCGCTTCGCTCGGGCGCGCTCGGGTGCACTCGCAATGACAAAATAGAAGATTTTAATTTACACTCTTAGCGCTATAGCGTCGATCAAATTCTCTAACAAGATTTAATTGTTCTTCATTCGCTTTATGGACAGATTCTTTTAGAATACTCTTTTGTTCTCTGGATGATAAATCGGAATATTTAAAGGTTTTCTTTTTTTTAGTAAATATCATATGTTTATATATTAACATCTTTGATTATTTTATACAAAGTTTCCTCATTGCGGGTCCTGGGGTCAGGTCTTGTTTTTTGCATTTTAAATAGATTGCCGCGTCGCTGTCGCTCCTTGCAATGACAAGCAAATGGGGTTACGTCCCAGTGAAATAAAGATGATTTCACGGGATGAATCCCAGTTAAACAAAAAAGGTTTCACGGTATAAATCCCAGTGAAATAAAGAGGGTTTCACGGGACAGGTCTTGAATTGTGAATTAATTAACACGATAGATTCTATCGCTTCCCTCCAGAATGACAAAGAGGGTTTCACGGGACAGGTCTTGTTTTTTTTCATTGCCACCATCAACGACCTCTCCTAGCCCTCTTAGGATTTGGTTTTCTTTAATTTCAATATGTGCCACACATTCAGACAAATACTTTTTTAACACTCTTCTTAGCACTTGGTCTTTAAGAGACTTATTGTTTCATTAATTAAATTATTTTTTGCCCATGTTTTCTGATTTTTATCCAAAAATTCACCTAGTCCATGTAGAACATTTTTTTCATTATAATTATCCTTAATATATTTTATTAGATACTTCATGTATTCTATTTTGCTCTTTCCTGTTCTCTCATAAATAAGAGATTCATTAATAGGAAAGTTTAATTTTAAAAAATAATTTACATCAAAAAGATCTCTTGAGACTGAAATCCTTCTGTCGGTTAAAGCTACAAGCTTATTGGTAAATAATGTTTTTTTGTCAGCCACCTTTATTTCTAGGTCAGACAATAAAAAAATATCAGATGAATTATTTTTCCAAATTCGTTTATTGAATTCTATTTTAATATTTGGATAATTTTCTTCATACGATAAGAGATAAAAAAGAGTAAATTTTTTATCTTTATGCTCTTTTATAACACCACTTTTCCTTATCACTAAATTTAATTCATCTAATATTTCATCACTTGGACTAAAAAGCATATCAATATCTAGGTCAAGTGATAATCGTGGTAAATCATAAAACATCATTGCGGCTGTTCCTCCTTTAAAAACAACCTTAGAACCGACAACTTTTATTATTTCGTATAACAAATCTCTCAAAACAGCTTTGTGTTTATCGGGATTAAATCCCCTACTTGTCATAATATTTTTTTATTTTATTTTGAATAGTTTGAGGATATAATTTTGTCAAACGTTTCAAATATGTTTTATTTATTTTATCTTCATTATCTATATTTGGATTATAACCAAAATAGAATGAATCAAGGATAGCTCTTTCTGGGGTGGCCAAGATAACATTGTCCCTCCGCTCGATTCCCTCATTGTTTGAAAATAAATCATCTTTCATCGAATGATAAAGAAAATCTTTTCCATCAATTCGCTTCTTTTTATGTATGGTGGAAACAGACTGAATATCATTACCAATCTGAAAACAAACTCCGTGCAATAATAATGCTGAGTTAAAAGAAACATAAGATGGGATAATCAAAGTGTTCGCCAATTCGTAATGATTGTAATCCTCAGATAACGCATAATACCCCTTGCTCAATTTAAAAATTAACTCTTTCTGGACCATTCTTTTAGCCGTAAAAACAGTAGTTCTTTCATTGTCTCCCCATATTTTTTGTAGATCCTTTGTCCTAAAAACAGTTCTTCTGGTATTGTTCAGAGCTTTTAATCTCCAAGATAAATTTTTAATCATATTAGTATATAAGTATATAGATTTGTATACTTACAGTATACATTATTGTATAAAAATCGTCAAAAGGATTTGGTTCCTGGGGTCCTGGGGGTCACGTCCCAGTTAAACAAAGAAGGTTTCACGGTATAAATCCCTGTTAAATAGACGTTATTTCACGG is a window encoding:
- a CDS encoding NYN domain-containing protein; its protein translation is MNKGKGNNNIAFIDGQNLHMGTNSESPSWTVDFVQFRKYLKKKYGVSRAYYFLGYVIDEKEDLYDKLQEAGFILKFREHNSAMLGKKKGNVDSDIIFFVMRKMYKQESFDKIVLISGDGDYKMLVDFLIEENKFEKILFPNKKFASSLYKKITRKYFDYLANIKHLIEYK
- a CDS encoding nucleotidyl transferase AbiEii/AbiGii toxin family protein, giving the protein MTSRGFNPDKHKAVLRDLLYEIIKVVGSKVVFKGGTAAMMFYDLPRLSLDLDIDMLFSPSDEILDELNLVIRKSGVIKEHKDKKFTLFYLLSYEENYPNIKIEFNKRIWKNNSSDIFLLSDLEIKVADKKTLFTNKLVALTDRRISVSRDLFDVNYFLKLNFPINESLIYERTGKSKIEYMKYLIKYIKDNYNEKNVLHGLGEFLDKNQKTWAKNNLINETISLLKTKC